Proteins co-encoded in one Neodiprion lecontei isolate iyNeoLeco1 chromosome 3, iyNeoLeco1.1, whole genome shotgun sequence genomic window:
- the LOC107223478 gene encoding zinc finger CCCH-type with G patch domain-containing protein: protein MNQSIFNLPSAQVITSEFGKLRIPPCESKTENPCLAPPWFSNSLSTCRELSESEICLGHLKGTDCPVSFDIPVEMTDAQSLREAIKQYEEQLSQVQIALSISASDPDRDNLLSLRSDIQELIDLTKENLNSVGESGTIGDKRTDGAEQDADPLAKEYALFKAVLEGNLEESNSAEQSKNPDDVRVDIEDELKALEGTKCRAPHGSGWGGVSHHNAMVCSIHSDIDSQVTSISDIKVRVMFTNPTHKEMLPCPYFLDGECRFPDDQCHYSHGEIVPLSSLQEYSEPDFSSIKMGTRVLAKQKNQLWHRAVVLQLPKGGENECRVKFEASGTILELRLHDVFPLNDADLDMSNSSDDSEYENDVEECNKDAIVQQSLLAINGNEALGSWERHTRGMGSKLMASMGYITGTGLGKRADGRVAPVEATVLPAGKSLDHCMELRENAGGDKDLFSVERRLNKQRRRMDQIREKQYERDVKRERNNVFNFINATLGDKSQDDSKPSSSTDKTNLKTETSQKLNVASLQISENIRRLEKDALKLRESLGRHSKGTLPYNNIILQYNQKQKEIGDLRVAEKKISAEQNHRKTKAKLTIF, encoded by the exons ATGAATCAGTCCATCTTCAACTTGCCATCGGCACAAGTGATAACAAgtgaatttggaaaattg AGAATTCCACCGTGTGAAAGCAAAACGGAGAACCCTTGCCTAGCACCGCCGTGGTTCTCAAACAGCTTATCGACATGTCGCGAGCTGTCAGAGTCTGAGATTTGTTTGGGACATTTGAAAGGCACGGATTGTCCCGTGTCATTCGACATTCCGGTAGAAATGACAGACGCACAGAGTCTGAGAGAAGCAATTAAGCAGTACGAGGAACAG CTGTCTCAGGTCCAAATAGCTCTTTCAATTTCTGCGAGCGATCCGGATAGAGACAATCTTCTGAGCCTTCGCTCCGATATTCAAGAGCTCATCGATCTGACGAAAGAGAATTTGAACAGTGTCGGAGAGTCGGGAACGATCGGTGACAAACGCACCGACGGTGCAGAGCAAGACGCTGATCCGTTAGCCAAGGAATATGCGCTATTTAAA GCTGTGCTGGAAGGGAATTTGGAGGAGTCTAACAGTGCCGAACAGAGTAAAAATCCAGATGACGTCAGGGTTGATATTGAA GATGAGCTGAAAGCCCTTGAGGGTACCAAGTGCCGAGCACCTCACGGAAGTGGCTGGGGTGGCGTCAGCCACCATAACGCCATGGTTTGCTCCATTCATTCTGACATCGACTCGCAAGTTACAAGCATCAGCGATATTAAG GTCAGAGTGATGTTCACTAATCCGACGCATAAGGAAATGCTTCCTTGTCCATATTTTCTGGATGGCGAATGTAGGTTTCCTGACGATCAGTGTCATTATTCACACGGAGAAATAGTTCCGCTGTCCAGTTTGCAGGAGTATAG CGAGCCCGACTTCTCAAGTATAAAAATGGGCACGAGAGTGTtagcaaaacagaaaaatcaacTATGGCATAGGGCTGTCGTATTGCAATTGCCAAAAGGTGGAGAAAACGAATGCAGAGTCAAATTTGAAGCCAGTGGAACAATATTAGAACTTCGTCTGCACGATGTGTTTCCTCTCA ATGACGCAGATTTAGACATGTCAAATTCCTCGGATGATAGCGAATATGAGAACGACGTCGAAGAATGTAACAAAGATGCGATAGTTCAGCAATCTCTACTCGCAATTAATGGAAACGAGGCACTGGGTAGCTGGGAACGTCATACACGTGGCATGGGAAGCAAATTGATGGCTAGTATGGGATATATCACAGGTACTGGCCTTGGAAAGAGGGCTGACGGTAGAGTTGCGCCTGTAGAAGCGACGGTGTTACCGGCTGGTAAATCTTTAG aTCACTGCATGGAACTACGTGAAAATGCAGGTGGTGACAAGGATTTGTTCTCGGTTGAACGGAGATTGAACAAACAACGGCGAAGAATGGATCAGATACGTGAGAAACAGTACGAAAGGGATGTAAAACGAGAGCGTAacaatgttttcaattttatcaatgCGACCCTTGGAGATAAGT CCCAAGATGACTCGAAACCTAGTAGCTCAACAGACaaaacgaatttgaaaacagaAACGAGCCAAAAGTTGAATGTCGCAAGCCTTCAAATTAGTGAAAACATTCGGAGACTCGAAAAAGATGCTTTAAAGTTGCGAGAATCTCTAGGAAGGCACAGTAAGGGTACTCTGCcttacaataatataatactacAGTATAATCAAAAACAGAAAGAGATTGGCGATCTAAGAGTggcagaaaagaaaatttctgcTGAACAAAATCACCGAAAAACTAAAGCAAAGCTTACGATATTTTAG